From one Variovorax sp. PBL-H6 genomic stretch:
- a CDS encoding histidine phosphatase family protein, which produces MGQLYLVRHGQASFGADNYDQLSELGCRQSRRLGEYWRERGMQFDAVITGTLNRHRQTWEGIAEGLGLSRDDVLPWPGLNEYDAEAVIATIHPEKLQRPDTPELYRHHFRLLRQGLGAWMQGRATPVGMPSYIDFLAGVTTALDHVRDKHHGARVLVVSSGGPISTAVGHVLGTSPETTIELNLRIRNTAVTEFAFTPKRHMLVTYNTLPHLDGPAYEGWVTYA; this is translated from the coding sequence ATGGGACAGCTCTATCTCGTTCGTCATGGCCAGGCCAGTTTCGGCGCCGACAACTACGACCAGCTCAGCGAACTGGGTTGCCGGCAATCGCGGCGGCTGGGCGAATACTGGCGCGAGCGCGGAATGCAGTTCGACGCCGTCATCACCGGCACGCTGAATCGCCATCGACAGACCTGGGAAGGCATTGCCGAGGGGCTGGGCCTTTCGCGCGATGACGTACTGCCCTGGCCGGGCCTCAACGAATACGACGCCGAAGCCGTGATCGCGACCATCCACCCCGAGAAGCTGCAGCGGCCAGACACGCCCGAGCTGTACCGTCATCACTTCCGGCTGCTGCGCCAAGGCCTGGGCGCATGGATGCAGGGCCGCGCCACGCCCGTGGGCATGCCGAGCTACATCGACTTCCTGGCCGGCGTGACCACCGCGCTCGACCATGTGCGCGACAAGCACCACGGCGCACGCGTGCTGGTGGTCTCCAGCGGCGGCCCGATCAGCACCGCGGTGGGCCACGTGCTGGGCACCAGCCCCGAGACCACGATCGAACTCAACCTGCGCATCCGCAATACGGCGGTCACCGAGTTCGCCTTCACGCCCAAGCGGCACATGCTGGTGACGTACAACACCCTGCCGCACCTCGACGGCCCGGCCTACGAAGGCTGGGTGACCTACGCCTGA
- the cutA gene encoding divalent-cation tolerance protein CutA, translating into MDTPACIVMTTASTEDEAEALAAALVEARLAACVQVQRVRSFYIWEDTLHREPEWVLLIKTLATRYPSLEAFIRERHSYETPEIVQVPVSAGSPDYLRWLAAGSTGPDQA; encoded by the coding sequence ATGGACACCCCCGCCTGCATCGTGATGACCACCGCCAGCACCGAGGACGAGGCCGAGGCGCTGGCCGCCGCCCTCGTCGAAGCGCGGCTTGCCGCCTGCGTACAGGTGCAGCGCGTGCGCAGCTTCTACATCTGGGAGGACACGCTGCACCGCGAGCCCGAGTGGGTGCTGCTGATCAAGACGCTGGCCACCCGCTATCCGTCGCTCGAGGCCTTCATCCGCGAGCGCCACAGCTATGAGACGCCGGAGATCGTGCAGGTGCCGGTTTCGGCCGGCTCGCCCGACTATCTGCGCTGGCTGGCCGCCGGCAGTACGGGCCCCGATCAGGCGTAG
- a CDS encoding GlsB/YeaQ/YmgE family stress response membrane protein yields the protein MSIVWTILIGFVAGLVARAIKPGNDSAGFIVTTLIGIAGSLIATYLGQAMGWYQAGEGAGFIASVVGAIVLLFIWGLLKRK from the coding sequence ATGAGCATCGTCTGGACCATTCTGATCGGCTTCGTCGCGGGCCTGGTGGCGCGCGCCATCAAACCTGGCAACGACTCGGCGGGCTTCATCGTGACCACGTTGATCGGCATCGCCGGCTCGCTGATCGCGACCTATCTGGGCCAGGCCATGGGCTGGTACCAGGCGGGGGAAGGGGCTGGATTCATCGCCTCGGTGGTTGGCGCGATCGTGCTGCTCTTCATCTGGGGCCTTCTGAAGCGCAAGTAA
- a CDS encoding YbhB/YbcL family Raf kinase inhibitor-like protein, which translates to MLEKLPDAIGQALHGVRAGLDEIAFNTIGLRQGMAAIQLASLAFADHAPLPPRYTADGEGLSPPLQWTGVPAGSASLVLMVEDADSPTPHPLVHAIAVGLPAKDGSLPEAAFPSADNAGSGLHLGRNSYLQAAWLPPDPPPGHGVHRYAFQLFALASTPDFSATPGREEVLEQLRTHAIASGLLIGTCERPDGTIKIDDTAPAGPAIAP; encoded by the coding sequence ATGCTCGAGAAGCTTCCTGATGCCATCGGACAGGCCTTGCATGGCGTGCGTGCCGGGCTGGACGAGATCGCCTTCAACACCATTGGCCTGCGCCAGGGCATGGCCGCGATCCAGCTGGCCAGCCTGGCCTTCGCCGACCATGCGCCGCTGCCGCCGCGTTACACGGCCGATGGCGAAGGGCTGTCGCCGCCGTTGCAATGGACCGGGGTGCCGGCCGGCTCGGCATCGCTGGTGCTGATGGTGGAGGACGCGGACTCCCCTACGCCGCATCCGCTGGTCCATGCGATCGCGGTCGGCCTGCCCGCGAAAGACGGCAGCCTGCCCGAGGCTGCCTTCCCCAGTGCCGACAACGCCGGCAGCGGCCTGCATCTCGGACGCAACTCGTATCTCCAGGCCGCCTGGCTGCCGCCGGACCCACCGCCCGGACACGGGGTCCACCGCTACGCCTTCCAGCTCTTCGCGCTGGCCAGTACCCCCGACTTCTCGGCCACGCCCGGCCGGGAGGAGGTGCTCGAACAGCTGCGCACGCACGCGATCGCCAGCGGCTTGCTGATCGGCACCTGCGAGCGGCCTGACGGGACGATCAAGATCGACGACACCGCGCCCGCCGGACCTGCGATTGCCCCCTGA
- a CDS encoding creatininase family protein: MTFPRSRFWSQLTTRDFAALDPDATVAVLPLGATEQHGPHLPLGVDSMLVDGIVAEAVPLLPSGLPVLFLPTQAIGLSPEHASFPGTLTLSAETLIRLWREIGAGVARSGVRKLVFFNAHGGHTGAMEIAARELRAAHGLIVYSVSWFNLPLGEAGAQFSAQEHRFGVHAGEIETSMMLALAPAQVDMQAARDFGSSSRQRAVDYPLLGDGKSARLGWAMEDYNPEGAAGNAAAASAQKGRAVVEVAARQLAALLAEVSRLPLTTVHTGPLP; the protein is encoded by the coding sequence ATGACCTTTCCTCGCAGCCGCTTCTGGTCCCAGCTCACGACCCGCGACTTCGCCGCGCTCGACCCGGACGCGACGGTCGCCGTGCTGCCGCTGGGCGCGACCGAGCAGCACGGCCCCCACCTGCCGCTGGGCGTGGATTCGATGCTGGTCGACGGCATCGTCGCCGAGGCGGTGCCGCTGCTGCCGTCCGGGCTGCCGGTGCTTTTCCTGCCCACCCAGGCGATCGGCCTGAGCCCCGAGCACGCCAGTTTCCCGGGCACGCTGACCCTGTCGGCCGAGACCCTGATCAGGCTCTGGCGCGAGATCGGCGCCGGCGTGGCGCGTTCGGGCGTGCGCAAGCTGGTCTTCTTCAATGCGCATGGCGGGCACACCGGCGCGATGGAGATCGCGGCGCGAGAGCTGCGCGCGGCGCACGGACTGATCGTCTACAGCGTGAGCTGGTTCAACCTGCCGCTGGGCGAGGCGGGCGCGCAGTTCAGCGCGCAGGAGCATCGTTTCGGCGTGCACGCGGGCGAGATCGAGACCTCGATGATGCTGGCACTGGCGCCGGCGCAGGTGGACATGCAGGCCGCGCGCGATTTCGGCTCGAGCTCGCGCCAGCGGGCCGTCGACTACCCGTTGCTCGGCGACGGCAAGAGCGCCCGGCTCGGCTGGGCCATGGAGGACTACAACCCCGAGGGCGCGGCGGGCAACGCGGCTGCCGCCAGTGCGCAGAAGGGCCGGGCCGTGGTGGAGGTCGCAGCGCGCCAGCTTGCCGCGCTGCTGGCCGAAGTCTCCCGCCTGCCGCTGACCACCGTGCACACCGGGCCGCTGCCCTGA
- a CDS encoding PQQ-dependent sugar dehydrogenase produces MKQSNHFPAAAAMLGAALLLSACGETAKLPPEAGIGPNPQLPAPHKTLMPTVNIAPAVGWGDTAGPKAPSGFVVTALARGLDHPRWVYTLPNGDVLAVESNKPPKPEGAKDGGGPIGWIKSSIMGMVQKRAGAGVPSANRITLLRDADGDGTAEVRQVFMQNLSSPFGVALVGGELFIANADALVKVPYAEGQTSIAAAPTKVTDLPAGINHHWTKNVIASRDGSKLYVTVGSNSNAGENGLAAEEGRAAIWEVDVKSGAKRLFAGGLRNPNGMGWEPGTQTLWAVANERDEIGSDLVPDYLTSVKDGAFYGWPWSYYGSHVDTRVEPQRPDMVAKAVVPDYALGAHVAALGLAFSDARGMPPEFASGVFIGEHGSWNRKPHSGYKVVFVPFTSGRPSGPPVDFLTGFLNADEKAQGRPVGVALDKSGALLVADDVGNTVWRVARAR; encoded by the coding sequence ATGAAGCAATCCAACCACTTTCCCGCGGCCGCCGCCATGCTTGGGGCAGCCTTGTTGCTCTCGGCCTGCGGGGAGACCGCCAAGCTGCCACCAGAGGCCGGCATCGGCCCCAACCCCCAACTGCCCGCGCCTCACAAGACGCTGATGCCCACGGTGAACATCGCGCCAGCGGTCGGCTGGGGCGATACCGCCGGCCCCAAGGCGCCCAGCGGTTTCGTCGTGACGGCGCTGGCGCGCGGCCTCGATCATCCGCGGTGGGTCTATACCTTGCCCAACGGCGACGTCCTGGCCGTGGAAAGCAACAAGCCGCCCAAGCCCGAAGGCGCCAAGGATGGCGGCGGCCCGATCGGCTGGATCAAGTCGTCGATCATGGGCATGGTCCAGAAGCGCGCCGGCGCCGGCGTTCCGAGCGCCAACCGGATCACGCTGCTGCGCGATGCGGACGGTGACGGCACCGCCGAAGTGCGGCAGGTGTTCATGCAGAACCTCAGCTCTCCCTTTGGCGTTGCGCTGGTCGGCGGCGAGCTTTTCATTGCCAATGCCGACGCGCTGGTCAAGGTGCCTTACGCCGAGGGCCAGACGTCCATTGCGGCAGCGCCGACAAAAGTGACCGACCTGCCCGCCGGCATCAACCACCACTGGACCAAGAACGTGATTGCCAGCCGCGACGGCAGCAAGCTTTACGTGACGGTGGGTTCCAACAGCAACGCCGGCGAGAACGGCCTGGCCGCAGAGGAGGGCCGTGCGGCGATCTGGGAAGTGGATGTCAAGAGCGGCGCCAAGCGCCTGTTCGCTGGCGGACTGCGCAACCCCAACGGCATGGGCTGGGAGCCCGGCACCCAGACCCTTTGGGCCGTGGCCAACGAGCGTGACGAAATCGGCAGCGACCTGGTGCCGGACTATCTGACCTCGGTCAAGGACGGCGCCTTTTACGGGTGGCCCTGGAGTTACTACGGCAGCCACGTGGACACGCGCGTCGAGCCGCAGCGCCCGGACATGGTGGCCAAGGCGGTGGTGCCCGACTACGCGCTCGGCGCGCACGTCGCGGCGCTGGGACTGGCCTTCTCCGACGCGCGCGGCATGCCGCCCGAATTCGCCAGCGGTGTGTTCATTGGCGAGCACGGTTCCTGGAACCGCAAGCCGCACTCGGGTTACAAGGTGGTGTTCGTGCCGTTCACAAGCGGGCGGCCGAGCGGGCCCCCGGTGGATTTCCTCACCGGCTTCCTGAACGCGGACGAGAAGGCCCAGGGACGCCCCGTTGGCGTCGCCCTGGACAAGAGCGGCGCGCTCCTGGTGGCCGACGACGTGGGCAACACCGTCTGGCGCGTGGCTCGGGCCCGGTAG
- a CDS encoding alanyl-tRNA editing protein, translating to MTDDLCRADAYLRECEARILRVDEAGIVLDRTVFYPLGGGQAGDSGQLLLAEGRTLAIADTRKAKDAEGRPTKEIVHVPAPGQAEVLAALKADDAVTARIDWDRRHKLMRFHTATHLLCHLVPQPVDGCSITPEYARLDFHMTDPLDKEALSAGLSRLVAAGHPLAIGAITDAELDANPALVKSMSVQPPRGTGTVRTIRIGEAEAIDFQPCGGTHVANTREIGPVIVTRIEKKSAATRRVVLGWAG from the coding sequence ATGACCGACGACCTGTGCCGAGCCGACGCCTACCTCCGCGAGTGCGAGGCCCGCATCCTGCGCGTCGACGAGGCCGGCATCGTGCTCGACCGCACGGTGTTCTACCCACTGGGCGGTGGACAGGCCGGCGACAGCGGCCAGCTGCTGCTGGCCGAAGGGCGGACCCTGGCGATCGCAGACACCCGGAAGGCCAAGGACGCCGAGGGGCGGCCGACGAAAGAGATCGTCCACGTGCCGGCGCCCGGCCAGGCCGAGGTGCTGGCCGCGTTGAAGGCCGATGATGCGGTGACGGCCCGGATCGACTGGGATCGCCGCCACAAGCTGATGCGCTTCCACACCGCGACCCACCTGCTGTGCCACCTCGTGCCCCAGCCGGTCGACGGCTGCTCCATCACGCCCGAGTACGCGCGGCTGGATTTCCACATGACCGACCCGCTGGACAAGGAGGCGCTCAGTGCTGGCCTGTCGCGCCTCGTGGCCGCCGGGCACCCGCTGGCCATTGGCGCGATCACCGATGCCGAGCTCGATGCGAACCCCGCACTTGTCAAGAGCATGAGCGTGCAGCCGCCTCGCGGCACCGGCACTGTGCGCACGATCCGGATCGGCGAGGCCGAGGCGATCGACTTTCAGCCCTGCGGCGGAACCCATGTGGCGAATACCCGCGAGATTGGCCCAGTGATCGTGACCAGGATCGAGAAGAAGAGCGCCGCCACCCGCAGGGTGGTGCTGGGTTGGGCCGGTTGA